One window of Thermostichus vulcanus str. 'Rupite' genomic DNA carries:
- a CDS encoding sulfate ABC transporter substrate-binding protein has protein sequence MSVVGFARRGFLAAAGVVVSGLVLSHLFTALSQAQDRVNLTLVSYAVTRAAYNNIIPKFAAQWEAETGQRVFVETSYAGSATQSRAVIDGLDADVAALALALDIHRIQDAGLIQPGWEERTPNRGILTRSVTVIVTREGNPKGIQDWDDLAKEGINVVTANPKTSGGARWNFLSLWGYKTLVQEATDDEALEFTTQVYQNVGVLPRDAREATDVFFQKGQGDALITYEHEVLLANLRGENLPYILPSSSISIDNPVAVVDEIVDRKGTREVAEAFVAFLFTPEAQREFAKVGFRPVNPEVAAEFADQYPVMDNLFTVEDLGGWDAIQERFFDDGAIFDNIQAQL, from the coding sequence ATGTCGGTTGTGGGGTTTGCTCGACGGGGATTTCTAGCAGCCGCTGGAGTGGTTGTGTCGGGTTTGGTCTTGAGCCATCTGTTTACGGCTCTGAGCCAGGCTCAAGATCGAGTGAATCTCACCTTGGTCAGCTATGCTGTCACCCGTGCCGCCTACAACAACATCATTCCCAAATTTGCTGCACAGTGGGAAGCTGAAACGGGACAACGGGTGTTCGTTGAGACCAGCTATGCCGGATCTGCGACCCAATCTCGCGCCGTTATCGATGGATTAGATGCTGATGTTGCAGCTTTGGCGCTGGCTTTGGATATCCATCGGATCCAAGACGCGGGTTTGATCCAACCGGGCTGGGAAGAGCGCACCCCCAACCGAGGTATTCTGACTCGCTCCGTGACGGTGATTGTCACCCGTGAGGGGAACCCCAAAGGGATCCAAGATTGGGATGATCTGGCGAAAGAGGGCATCAATGTGGTGACCGCCAACCCAAAGACATCGGGTGGGGCACGCTGGAACTTTTTGAGCCTCTGGGGATACAAAACCCTCGTCCAAGAGGCAACGGATGATGAAGCACTGGAGTTCACTACCCAGGTCTATCAAAATGTCGGTGTATTGCCTCGGGATGCCCGCGAAGCCACCGATGTCTTTTTCCAGAAGGGACAGGGGGATGCCCTGATCACCTATGAGCACGAGGTGCTGCTGGCGAATCTGCGCGGCGAGAATCTACCCTATATCCTCCCTAGCTCCAGCATCTCGATTGATAATCCCGTTGCTGTGGTGGACGAGATTGTGGATCGCAAGGGTACTCGCGAGGTGGCGGAGGCGTTTGTGGCGTTTTTGTTTACCCCTGAGGCCCAGCGGGAGTTCGCTAAGGTCGGTTTTCGCCCGGTAAACCCAGAAGTGGCGGCTGAGTTTGCCGACCAATATCCGGTTATGGACAACCTCTTTACGGTAGAGGATTTGGGGGGATGGGATGCCATTCAGGAGAGGTTTTTTGATGATGGTGCCATCTTCGACAACATTCAGGCCCAACTTTAA
- the cysW gene encoding sulfate ABC transporter permease subunit CysW — translation MKPEKKPEIYGQTGILPPSQNERPTPSQGVWVQWVLIGIVFVYIALLLGIPAVNVFYQAFKGGIGPFFENLIQPDFVSALWLTVLTALIVVPLNTCFGICAALAIAHKKFRGRTFLLSLIDLPFSISPVVAGLMFVLIFGRQGWLGDWLQSWNIRIIFAFPGIVLATAFITLPFVVREVLPVLEEAGTDQEEAAKTLGANPWQIFWRVTLPNIRWGLLYGVILTNARAMGEFGAVAVVSGNIIGRAQTLPLFVEDAYKSYATSSAYSAAVLLSLLALVTIVAKAVLERKTSVR, via the coding sequence ATGAAGCCTGAGAAAAAACCAGAGATTTATGGCCAAACAGGGATCCTTCCACCCTCTCAAAACGAGCGGCCAACACCCTCGCAAGGGGTCTGGGTGCAGTGGGTGTTGATTGGCATTGTGTTTGTGTATATTGCTCTGTTGCTGGGGATCCCGGCGGTGAATGTGTTCTATCAAGCTTTTAAGGGGGGCATCGGGCCTTTTTTTGAGAACTTGATTCAGCCAGATTTTGTCAGTGCCCTCTGGCTGACGGTACTGACAGCGTTGATTGTGGTGCCTCTGAATACCTGTTTCGGCATCTGTGCGGCGTTGGCTATTGCTCACAAAAAGTTTCGCGGGCGCACTTTTTTGTTAAGCCTGATCGATCTACCTTTTTCCATTTCACCGGTGGTGGCGGGTTTGATGTTTGTGCTGATCTTTGGGCGACAGGGATGGCTCGGAGATTGGCTGCAAAGCTGGAATATTCGCATCATTTTTGCCTTTCCAGGCATCGTGCTAGCAACAGCGTTTATTACCCTTCCCTTTGTGGTGCGGGAAGTGCTGCCGGTTCTGGAAGAAGCAGGCACCGACCAAGAGGAGGCGGCCAAAACTTTAGGAGCCAATCCCTGGCAGATTTTTTGGCGGGTGACGTTGCCCAACATTCGCTGGGGTTTGCTCTACGGGGTCATCTTGACCAATGCCCGAGCCATGGGGGAATTTGGCGCGGTGGCGGTGGTGTCGGGCAATATCATCGGGCGCGCCCAAACCCTGCCGTTGTTTGTGGAGGATGCCTACAAGAGCTACGCCACTTCCTCGGCCTACAGTGCAGCGGTGTTGCTCTCGCTGTTGGCGCTGGTGACTATCGTTGCCAAAGCCGTTTTGGAGCGAAAAACCTCAGTTCGATGA
- the cysT gene encoding sulfate ABC transporter permease subunit CysT, with amino-acid sequence MTISSAPTSQSSVNPLKALAHLSWPWRVTFIYLFFMLLVPLTALVLRASTVGPAEFWRIATDRVAMSTYEVTFVTALIAALINGVLGTLTAWVLVRYRFPFKTVIEGILDLPFALPTAVAGLTLATVYSTNGWIGSLLAPMGIRISFTRLGVGVAMLFISLPFVVRTVQPVLQEIEKEVEEAAWSLGASRFQTFWKVLLPQLMTAILTGVALGFSRAVGEYGSIVIIASSIPFRDLIAAVLVIQRLEQYDYAGATVIGTVLLLISLVSLIAINLLQAWGRRYEA; translated from the coding sequence ATGACTATCTCCTCTGCCCCTACATCTCAGTCTAGCGTCAATCCCCTCAAGGCTCTGGCCCATCTATCGTGGCCGTGGCGGGTGACGTTCATCTATTTGTTTTTCATGCTGCTGGTGCCCCTAACCGCTTTGGTACTGCGGGCTAGCACGGTGGGGCCGGCGGAGTTTTGGCGAATTGCCACGGATCGGGTGGCGATGTCCACCTATGAGGTTACCTTTGTCACGGCCTTGATCGCGGCCTTAATCAACGGCGTTTTGGGCACCCTGACAGCGTGGGTATTGGTGCGCTATCGGTTCCCGTTCAAAACAGTGATCGAGGGGATCCTTGATTTGCCCTTTGCGTTACCCACGGCGGTGGCGGGGCTGACCCTGGCGACGGTCTACAGCACCAATGGCTGGATTGGATCCCTGCTGGCGCCGATGGGAATCCGCATCTCTTTTACCCGCTTGGGGGTGGGGGTGGCGATGCTGTTTATCTCCTTGCCTTTTGTGGTGCGGACGGTGCAGCCGGTATTGCAGGAGATTGAAAAGGAAGTGGAAGAAGCCGCTTGGAGTTTGGGGGCCTCTCGCTTTCAGACCTTTTGGAAGGTACTTTTGCCACAGTTGATGACGGCTATTTTAACGGGAGTGGCCTTGGGCTTTTCACGGGCGGTGGGGGAATATGGGTCGATTGTGATCATCGCCTCCAGCATTCCTTTTCGAGATCTGATTGCGGCTGTTTTGGTGATTCAACGATTGGAACAATATGACTATGCGGGCGCAACGGTGATCGGCACGGTTTTGCTCTTGATCTCGCTAGTTTCACTGATTGCCATTAACCTTTTACAAGCCTGGGGCCGTCGCTATGAAGCCTGA
- a CDS encoding DUF5615 family PIN-like protein, with protein MLVCGYGILCLLADENLNNDIIIRSVLRQNSAISFQRTQKVGLDGCSDPEILLWAADHNAVVVPQDINTMIDKMIDNDCPWARTY; from the coding sequence GTGCTTGTTTGTGGCTATGGGATCCTTTGTCTCCTCGCTGATGAAAACCTAAACAATGACATCATTATTCGGAGTGTTTTACGACAAAATTCAGCTATTTCTTTTCAGCGCACTCAAAAAGTTGGTCTTGATGGGTGTAGCGATCCTGAAATATTGCTGTGGGCTGCAGACCACAATGCTGTTGTAGTGCCCCAGGATATCAATACAATGATTGACAAAATGATTGACAATGATTGCCCATGGGCGAGAACCTATTGA
- a CDS encoding ABC transporter ATP-binding protein, which yields MNYPVPFSQTLDVTNPSEKFLEIRGLVKAYRDPQGHDLVVLNDIDLTVGETEYVSIIGHSGCGKSTLLKLVAGLEQPTKGSLTLQGKPIRKPGAERMMVFQHYSLLPWLTVRENIQLAVDEVFKTHSLQERRQIVEAHIQLVHLEAAANKYPDQISGGMKQRVGIARALAIRPKLLLMDEPFGALDALTRRRLQEEVLAIWEGHRQAVIMITHDVDEAVYMSDKIILMSNGPKARIGEILTVDLPRPRPSRHDLRELQNYHDLRNHALDFLEKSYASGPIQTSKK from the coding sequence ATGAATTATCCTGTACCGTTTTCCCAGACACTAGATGTCACTAATCCATCAGAGAAATTTTTAGAAATCCGGGGTTTGGTGAAAGCCTATCGCGATCCTCAGGGACACGATCTGGTGGTGCTCAATGACATTGATCTGACCGTGGGCGAAACAGAATATGTCTCGATTATTGGGCATTCTGGTTGCGGCAAATCCACTTTGCTCAAGCTAGTAGCAGGGTTAGAGCAACCGACCAAGGGATCCCTGACGTTGCAGGGCAAGCCTATTCGCAAACCTGGAGCCGAGCGCATGATGGTGTTTCAGCACTATTCTCTGTTACCGTGGTTAACGGTGCGAGAAAACATTCAACTGGCGGTAGATGAGGTATTCAAAACCCATTCTCTACAAGAACGGCGTCAGATTGTTGAAGCTCACATTCAACTGGTGCATTTAGAGGCAGCAGCCAATAAATATCCTGACCAAATTTCCGGTGGGATGAAGCAACGGGTCGGCATTGCCCGTGCCTTGGCGATTCGACCCAAGTTGTTGCTGATGGATGAACCCTTTGGTGCTTTGGATGCCTTGACCCGACGCCGTCTGCAGGAGGAGGTTTTGGCCATTTGGGAGGGACATCGGCAGGCGGTGATCATGATCACCCACGATGTGGACGAAGCTGTTTACATGTCAGACAAAATTATCCTGATGAGCAATGGGCCCAAAGCTCGAATTGGCGAAATTTTGACAGTGGATTTGCCGCGCCCTCGCCCCAGCCGTCATGACTTGCGAGAGTTGCAAAACTATCATGATTTACGGAACCATGCCCTCGATTTCTTGGAGAAGTCTTATGCTTCAGGGCCGATCCAGACATCAAAAAAATGA
- a CDS encoding ABC transporter substrate-binding protein, with amino-acid sequence MFSRPHSRRSLLQGLGAAGAGILASRIYPTVQATEIEPVVDPSSLEKPNLTVGYVPVNDCAPFAVAHEKGFFRKYGLNVRLNRESSWANSRDGVIFGRLDASPVVAGAVTNARLGAEGARRAPMCAAMTIHRHGNAMTMNSAMWDYGLRPWFEYGGNLESFGRDFRGYFQTLPSQRRLWATVLSSAIYEYFIRYLAAAAGINPIAEFRIIIIPPPQMVTNIRIGAMQAYMVAEPWNTRAITGNEGVGFTFAHGKEVWRGHPDRVLAVMENFIEENPRTYRALVMAMIEACRYCDQHRQEVAELISARAYTGAPTRYTLPALAGNYNYGGFDGQDRTRILPDSTLFFQLPEDLPHPEQDHSTFLWQSQGIWLVTQAARWGQIPEIPADVEERIRRAWRTDLYRDITAEMGIPCPAEDFKLEPAEVFIDNKAFDASDPVGYLNSFEIRAHRPVAFHVRPA; translated from the coding sequence ATGTTCTCAAGACCTCATTCCCGGCGCAGCTTGTTGCAAGGGTTGGGCGCTGCCGGAGCCGGGATCCTAGCAAGCAGGATCTATCCAACCGTACAAGCCACCGAAATTGAGCCGGTGGTGGATCCGAGTTCTTTGGAGAAGCCCAACTTAACGGTGGGCTATGTGCCGGTCAACGATTGTGCCCCGTTTGCGGTAGCGCATGAGAAGGGCTTCTTTCGGAAATATGGGCTGAATGTGCGCCTCAACCGTGAATCCAGTTGGGCCAACTCTCGGGATGGAGTGATCTTCGGGCGGTTGGATGCTTCGCCTGTGGTAGCTGGGGCTGTAACCAATGCCCGCTTGGGGGCGGAAGGAGCGCGGCGAGCACCCATGTGTGCGGCCATGACCATTCACCGCCACGGCAATGCCATGACCATGAACTCCGCCATGTGGGACTATGGCCTGCGTCCTTGGTTTGAATATGGCGGCAACTTGGAGTCTTTTGGGCGAGACTTTCGTGGCTACTTTCAAACTTTGCCCAGCCAGCGGCGACTATGGGCTACGGTGCTCAGTTCGGCCATTTACGAGTACTTCATCCGGTATTTGGCCGCTGCTGCCGGGATCAATCCAATTGCGGAGTTTCGTATCATCATCATTCCGCCCCCCCAGATGGTCACCAACATTCGTATTGGCGCTATGCAAGCCTACATGGTGGCGGAGCCGTGGAACACCCGAGCGATTACGGGCAATGAGGGGGTTGGCTTTACCTTCGCCCATGGCAAAGAAGTTTGGCGGGGACACCCAGACCGGGTTTTGGCCGTGATGGAGAACTTTATCGAGGAAAATCCTCGCACCTATCGCGCCCTGGTGATGGCGATGATCGAGGCCTGTCGCTACTGCGATCAGCACCGTCAAGAGGTGGCAGAGTTGATCTCGGCGCGGGCCTATACAGGTGCCCCAACTCGCTACACCTTGCCCGCCTTGGCGGGGAACTACAACTACGGCGGCTTTGATGGACAGGATCGCACCCGCATCCTCCCAGACAGCACCTTATTTTTCCAGCTTCCGGAGGATCTGCCCCATCCTGAGCAGGATCATTCCACCTTTTTATGGCAATCCCAGGGCATCTGGTTGGTCACTCAGGCGGCCCGTTGGGGTCAGATCCCAGAGATTCCGGCGGATGTGGAGGAGCGGATTCGGCGGGCTTGGCGTACCGATCTCTACCGAGACATTACCGCTGAAATGGGGATCCCCTGCCCAGCGGAGGATTTCAAGCTTGAGCCGGCAGAGGTATTTATCGACAACAAAGCCTTTGATGCCAGCGACCCGGTCGGCTACCTCAACAGTTTTGAGATTCGGGCCCACCGCCCCGTGGCCTTCCATGTCCGCCCTGCTTGA
- a CDS encoding type II toxin-antitoxin system VapB family antitoxin yields MRTNIVIDDDLMKAALQATGLKTKREVVELGLRTLVQLQRQADIRQWRGRLLWEGDLEAMRTDIPTDISDCPEDCFGPQP; encoded by the coding sequence ATGCGAACCAACATTGTAATTGATGATGACCTGATGAAAGCAGCTCTCCAGGCAACAGGGTTGAAAACTAAGCGAGAGGTGGTGGAACTGGGTTTGCGAACACTTGTCCAGCTTCAGCGGCAAGCAGATATCAGACAGTGGCGAGGGAGATTGCTCTGGGAAGGGGATCTGGAGGCAATGCGTACGGACATTCCCACGGACATTTCGGATTGTCCTGAAGACTGTTTTGGGCCACAGCCGTGA
- a CDS encoding sulfate/molybdate ABC transporter ATP-binding protein: protein MGITIEGVSKRFGDFQALRPTDLTIETGSLVALLGPSGSGKSTLLRLIAGLEMPDTGRILLTGRDATYASVQERNIGFVFQHYALFKHMTVRQNVAFGLEIRKASRAEIRARVDELLELVQLSGFGDRYPSQLSGGQRQRVALARALAVEPQVLLLDEPFGALDAKVRKELRAWLRRLHDEVHVTTVFVTHDQEEAMEVADQIVVMSQGQIEQVGSPAEIYDHPATPFVMSFVGQVNVLHPESALSCQLPEYRCNGSQQVFLRPHDVLIETDPRSGGVSAQVQAVLHLGREIQAELLLYDGGSLWVHLSREQYAATPIQRGQRVYVRPKAVKAFPVKV, encoded by the coding sequence ATGGGCATCACGATTGAAGGGGTCTCGAAGCGGTTTGGAGATTTTCAAGCTCTGCGGCCCACCGATCTCACCATTGAAACGGGATCCCTTGTCGCTCTACTGGGACCATCAGGATCCGGCAAATCGACGCTACTGCGTTTGATTGCTGGACTGGAGATGCCCGATACAGGGCGAATCTTACTCACCGGGCGGGATGCCACCTATGCCAGCGTACAGGAGCGCAACATTGGTTTTGTGTTTCAGCACTATGCGCTGTTTAAGCACATGACGGTGCGGCAAAATGTCGCCTTTGGCCTGGAGATTCGCAAGGCCTCGCGGGCGGAGATTCGGGCCAGGGTGGATGAGCTGTTGGAGTTGGTGCAACTTTCAGGTTTTGGGGATCGCTACCCCTCACAACTCTCGGGCGGGCAACGGCAACGGGTGGCGCTGGCGCGGGCTTTGGCGGTGGAGCCACAGGTGTTGCTGCTGGATGAACCCTTTGGAGCCCTAGATGCCAAAGTGCGCAAAGAGCTGCGGGCTTGGTTGCGGCGGTTGCACGATGAAGTCCATGTCACCACCGTGTTTGTCACCCACGACCAGGAGGAGGCGATGGAGGTGGCGGATCAAATTGTGGTGATGAGCCAGGGGCAGATCGAGCAGGTGGGATCCCCGGCGGAGATCTACGACCATCCGGCCACCCCCTTTGTGATGAGCTTTGTCGGGCAGGTGAATGTGTTGCATCCCGAGTCGGCCCTCTCCTGCCAGTTGCCGGAGTACCGTTGCAACGGATCCCAGCAGGTGTTCTTGCGTCCTCATGATGTGCTGATCGAGACGGATCCCCGTAGTGGGGGTGTCTCGGCGCAGGTGCAGGCGGTGCTGCATTTGGGCCGCGAGATTCAGGCGGAATTGCTCCTCTATGATGGGGGATCCCTGTGGGTACACCTGAGTCGTGAGCAATATGCCGCAACCCCCATCCAGCGGGGGCAACGGGTGTATGTACGCCCCAAAGCGGTGAAAGCTTTTCCTGTCAAAGTATGA
- the ntrB gene encoding nitrate ABC transporter permease — translation MQQLRDWLFQAQILWPLAGFGLLLALWWGIALWRSDLMPTPPQAFVANLDYILHPFYRRGPGDLGIGWLLLASLRRVLTGFLLGAVVAIPMGFWLGMSRSAWLMFNPIVQVLKPVSPLAWLPIALSIFNLADPSAIFVIFITSLWPTIINTAVGVASVPQDYLDVAQVLEMPRWRQILKVIWPAALPYTFTGLRISLGIAWLVIVAVEMLTGGIGIGFFVWDEWNRLNLSAVFLSVLVIGVTGLVLDYLLGRIQVWATHRPAAQS, via the coding sequence ATTCAGCAGCTGCGGGACTGGCTTTTTCAGGCGCAGATACTTTGGCCCCTGGCCGGATTCGGGCTCCTGTTGGCCTTGTGGTGGGGGATAGCCCTCTGGCGCAGCGACCTAATGCCCACCCCACCCCAGGCGTTTGTGGCCAATTTGGATTACATTCTGCATCCCTTTTATCGTCGTGGCCCCGGAGATTTGGGGATAGGTTGGTTGCTTTTGGCCAGCCTAAGGCGAGTGCTGACAGGTTTTTTGTTGGGTGCTGTTGTGGCCATTCCGATGGGATTTTGGCTGGGAATGTCACGTTCAGCATGGCTGATGTTCAATCCGATCGTGCAGGTATTGAAGCCGGTTTCACCATTGGCTTGGTTGCCGATTGCTCTTTCTATCTTTAATCTGGCCGATCCTTCCGCCATCTTCGTGATTTTTATCACCTCTCTCTGGCCCACGATCATCAATACCGCCGTCGGCGTAGCCAGTGTGCCCCAGGATTACCTGGATGTGGCACAGGTATTGGAAATGCCTCGTTGGCGGCAAATCCTTAAGGTCATTTGGCCGGCAGCCTTGCCCTATACCTTTACAGGCTTGCGGATCAGCTTGGGGATTGCCTGGTTGGTGATCGTGGCGGTGGAAATGCTCACGGGCGGCATTGGTATTGGCTTTTTTGTCTGGGATGAGTGGAACCGTCTCAATCTCAGCGCTGTGTTTTTATCGGTGCTGGTGATTGGGGTGACGGGGTTGGTGTTGGACTATCTGTTGGGCCGGATCCAAGTGTGGGCAACCCATCGACCGGCAGCCCAGAGCTAA
- a CDS encoding ATP-binding protein, with amino-acid sequence MPSPQPSDAMPNRVEADLQKQVEFLQQQLASERRERMQLLTQVEEYWQQIQKLTQEKRDLEILLETTTEHADTVEAVLFQKTEELVLAKSDLELILQTTTEHGDTVEADLRASEARFRSIFENAPEGMCQISPQGRYLSANQALARIFGYGSPAELLADLKQGMEHFYVDPEHYRTFLQELQAEGKISQFEAQVQRLDGRLAWISQSAQAVHSREGELLYYEGTIEDITERKHMDQMKKEFVSTVNHELRTPLTAIRGALGLIIGGAAGELPAQVKSLAEIAYRSVERLVALVNDILDIEKIEAGRMEFNMQPQQVLELVHQAMEDNRTYATQYEVELKLDPSSKEHWVMGDSHRLLQVLTNLLSNACKFSPPGSEVYIQVARQAGHVRVAIRDQGTGIPEEFKGRIFQKFAQADSSTTRMRGGTGLGLSICKAIIEQHGGEIGFDSAVDVGTTFYFLLPEYQPDISTED; translated from the coding sequence GTGCCATCTCCACAACCTTCTGACGCAATGCCAAATCGGGTAGAGGCTGATCTGCAAAAGCAAGTGGAGTTTTTGCAACAGCAGCTTGCCAGCGAACGAAGAGAACGGATGCAGCTGCTCACCCAGGTGGAAGAGTATTGGCAACAGATTCAAAAGCTGACCCAAGAAAAGCGGGATCTGGAAATTTTGTTGGAAACCACCACCGAACATGCCGATACTGTAGAGGCGGTTTTGTTTCAGAAAACGGAAGAATTGGTCTTGGCCAAATCAGATTTGGAGCTGATCTTACAAACCACCACTGAACATGGGGATACGGTAGAAGCAGATCTACGTGCCTCTGAAGCTCGCTTTCGCAGCATTTTCGAAAATGCGCCGGAAGGAATGTGTCAGATTTCCCCGCAAGGACGATACTTAAGTGCCAACCAAGCCTTGGCTCGTATTTTTGGCTATGGATCCCCAGCGGAGCTGCTGGCGGACTTGAAACAGGGTATGGAGCACTTTTATGTGGATCCCGAGCACTATCGAACTTTCTTACAAGAGCTACAAGCAGAGGGGAAAATTTCCCAATTTGAGGCTCAGGTACAGCGATTGGATGGTCGTTTGGCCTGGATTTCCCAAAGTGCGCAAGCTGTTCATAGTCGAGAAGGAGAATTATTGTATTACGAAGGCACCATCGAAGACATTACCGAGCGCAAGCACATGGATCAAATGAAAAAAGAATTTGTTTCGACAGTTAACCATGAGCTGCGGACTCCTCTAACTGCTATTCGAGGGGCTTTGGGCTTAATTATTGGTGGTGCGGCGGGAGAATTGCCTGCCCAGGTGAAATCCTTGGCGGAAATTGCCTATCGTAGTGTGGAACGGTTGGTAGCTTTGGTGAATGACATTCTCGATATTGAGAAGATCGAAGCGGGCCGGATGGAGTTCAATATGCAGCCCCAGCAGGTGTTAGAGCTGGTTCACCAAGCCATGGAAGACAATCGTACTTATGCCACACAATACGAGGTGGAGTTGAAGTTAGACCCTAGCTCAAAAGAACACTGGGTGATGGGGGATAGCCATCGCTTATTGCAGGTACTGACCAATTTGCTCTCGAATGCTTGTAAGTTTTCTCCACCGGGATCCGAGGTTTATATTCAGGTGGCCCGTCAGGCGGGGCATGTACGAGTAGCGATTCGGGATCAAGGCACAGGGATCCCTGAGGAATTCAAGGGTCGAATCTTCCAAAAATTTGCCCAAGCGGATAGCTCCACCACCCGGATGCGGGGCGGAACAGGCTTGGGGTTGAGCATCTGCAAAGCGATCATTGAACAACACGGAGGAGAAATTGGGTTTGACTCAGCCGTGGATGTGGGGACAACCTTCTACTTCCTACTGCCGGAATATCAACCGGATATCAGCACAGAAGATTAA
- the vapC gene encoding type II toxin-antitoxin system VapC family toxin yields MILVDSSVWIDYFRGSASPQVDKLDQVLGHQLVVVGDLILVEVLQGFRQEPDFEQAKRLMTALPVLPLVGEKISLLAAENFRLLRSQGITVRKTIDTLIATFAIHHRIPLLYSDRDFEPFVAQLGLISAL; encoded by the coding sequence GTGATCCTAGTTGATTCCAGCGTTTGGATCGATTATTTCCGTGGTTCGGCCAGCCCTCAGGTGGACAAACTGGATCAGGTCTTGGGCCATCAGCTTGTGGTTGTGGGGGATCTGATCTTGGTGGAGGTGTTGCAAGGTTTTCGTCAGGAGCCCGACTTTGAGCAGGCCAAGCGCTTGATGACAGCCCTTCCAGTGTTACCGCTAGTGGGTGAAAAGATTAGCCTTTTGGCGGCTGAGAACTTTCGTCTACTCAGATCTCAGGGGATCACAGTTCGCAAAACCATCGATACCCTGATTGCCACCTTCGCTATCCACCATCGGATCCCATTGCTTTACAGCGACCGAGATTTTGAGCCGTTTGTCGCTCAGCTGGGCTTGATTTCAGCATTGTAA
- a CDS encoding GNAT family N-acetyltransferase, translating to MQIRPATPLDVPAIFELIQALAEYEQLSHLVTGSVAELQQYLFGPEAVATVLLAEVEECPGSPVGFALYFRNFSTFLTRPGIYLEDLFVLPEFRGRGIGKALLVRLAQEAVAKGYGRLEWMVLDWNEPAIGFYKRLGAKQHPEWILNRVTGADLLALAQSLDPEINPN from the coding sequence ATGCAGATTCGACCGGCAACACCTCTGGATGTACCCGCTATTTTTGAGCTGATTCAAGCCCTGGCTGAATATGAACAACTAAGCCACTTGGTGACCGGATCCGTAGCTGAGTTACAGCAGTATTTGTTTGGGCCTGAGGCAGTGGCGACTGTGTTACTGGCGGAAGTGGAAGAATGTCCTGGATCCCCTGTAGGATTTGCCCTTTATTTCCGCAATTTTTCTACGTTTCTCACCCGACCTGGAATCTATCTAGAAGACCTGTTTGTACTGCCCGAGTTTCGCGGTCGTGGCATTGGCAAAGCTCTGTTGGTTCGGCTGGCCCAAGAAGCCGTCGCCAAAGGATATGGGCGGTTGGAGTGGATGGTGTTGGATTGGAATGAACCAGCGATAGGATTTTACAAACGTTTGGGGGCCAAACAACACCCAGAATGGATCCTGAACCGGGTGACGGGGGCTGATTTGTTGGCTCTGGCCCAAAGCTTGGATCCGGAAATCAATCCCAACTAG